The region TATTTAAAAATGGCCAATAAGGATCCTGAAGAATTGCGGGGTTGGCTCAATCAACCGTTTCAGGCAGATCCGGTTACCCTCTCCCGAGTACTTAACAGTTTTGCCGGAGAATATGTGCTCAATCAGGTCGGTCAGGTAATCCACACCCCTTCCAAGCGGGACAATAAAGAAGCCCTGCGGGGAGCCATTATTACTTCTGCAGAGAAAGATAATCAGGTACGGCTCATCGAAGTGCTGGAAAATTATCCCACCCCAGAACTCCATGTCAACGGCGATCGTCTAATGGAACTGTACCAGCAGGTGGAAGGGTTGACAGCCATGTTGGGTCGTTTGCCTTTTTAATCGAACTCTGACTTTTACCATTTCCTCAAATCTCTAATACCTGTAGATACCTCTGCTTTGGTTTAATTTTTCTTATTTTCTGCCTAACTTGGCCAGGGCTAGTGTATTTTTATGACTTAATGTCTTATTTGTTAATGATTTAGGCAAATGAGTGGGCCACGATCTGAATTTGATCCTCGAAAAAGCCAATCTAATAAGATCAAGCATGGAATAAGCTTTACTGAAGCTCAATTTTTGTGGTCAGACAATCAAAGAATTCAGATTTCAGCCCGTACCAATGATGAGCCTCGCTTTGTTGTAGTTGGTATAATCGAGGATAAGCACTGGTCAGTGGTGATTACTTATCGTAGTGAAAGAATTCGGATTATTTCAGTTAGTTGTTCCAGAAAAGAGGAGGTAAAGCTCTATGAAGGCTGAGAATTTTGATCGTAAGTTTGACGCAGGAGAATCAATTCTTGAATACTTGGATTTATCCCGAATTCAAAGGGGGAATGATAACGAAGACGAAGAAGAAATTGTTGCACTGACATTGCCGCCGTCCACTATTCTCGCATTAAAGGCAGAGAGTCAACGGATCAACCTCCCATTGAATATAATGCTAAAAAAATGGATTGAAGAGAAATTGTCAGCCTCATTTTAAGTAAGCAATCTAAGGTTTTGTGTAAATGTAGGTTGTTGGGATATTGGATGAAAATTTTTATTGGTGTTAAGAACATCTTGCAAACGTACTTAAACAGCTTCCCGGGGCTCAACTCTGAGAGGAATTCGAATTTAAACTCCGCCATATTGCCAGGATTTTTTAATGCAGTTCAAACACTCTAGGGAGACATTTTCCTCTGAGGTGGCATGGAGCAAACAAAGTTTCTTTTCCCAGATATTAATTCAACCAAGCAAAAATGCCACAATTGGCTGTCCTTACTCAATAGCAATGCCGGTGAGCTCAGCTAGTTTAGTATTTTTGCTTTTAAATCGTTTAAATTTACTGAAGTGGTCTAAATCTAGCTATAGTATCCCCATCAACCATCTTGAGCAATGCCATGGGACACACTATCAAAGCACCTCTGACTGTCCAGGGAGTTGGACTGCACTCTGGAGTGGAAACCACCGTTACCCTTTGCCCAGTGGCGGCGGGAAAGGGTCGTTATTTCCAGCGGGTGGATTTGCCCAAAAAGCCCATTATTCCAGCGGATTTGACCTGGGTGCGGGAAGCCATGCTTTCAACGGAGCTAGGGGAACCCGGGGCAACGATCAGGACAGTAGAACATTTACTTGCGACCTTGGTGGCCTTGGACATTAGTGATTTACGCATTGAAGTTAACGGCCCGGAAGTGCCTCTGCTGGATGGTTCTGCCCTTAGTTGGTTAGCGGCGATCGCCAGGGTGGGGACCAGGCCCCAATCAAAGAAAAAGCAAGAGCAGCCCATTGTGATTACAACCCCTTTGACCTGTCAACTTGAGGATGCGTTTGTGGCGGCCTTTCCCTGTGCAACTACCCGCTTCAGCTACGGAGTAGATTATCCCTATCTACCCATTGGTAAACAGTGGTACACTTGGGAACCGGCCCAGGAAAAATTTGCCACGGCGATCGCCCCAGCCAGAACTTTTGGCTTTGCGGATCAGATTGAAAAGTTGCGCCAGGCCGGACTAATTAAGGGGGGCAGTTTGGAAAATGCTTTGGTGTGCGATAAAGAGAAATGGCTCAATCCCCCGTTGCGCTTCCCCGATGAGCCGGTGCGCCATAAGCTCTTGGATTTGCTGGGAGATTTAAGTCTATTGGAAAAGATTCCCCAAGCCCATTTTGTCGCCTATAAAGCTAGCCATAAACTCCATACCCAGTTGGCGCAGAAAATTGCCGACACCTACAGTTAAAAACGGTCGATTTAGGGCGCTTTCGGTTCTGTCAAAATAATTTTGCGTTGCTGGGGATTGTGACGGGGGCTTAATTCCTCCATAATTTTGCGGCTCTGGCTGGGGTCAAAACTACGGTGGAAGTCACTGCGGAGTTGCTTAACCCTGGCTTCCGTTTCCTTTACCTGCATTTGAATTTCGTTGAGTTTATTCTGTTGGGTTTGTTGATGGGGCAAAAGTCTGGCGATCGCCATAATGGAAACCACCACAAAAACACCATTGAGGCCCAGCTTGAAAAGAATTTCCCACACTAGCCACTTATGTTCAGGTTGAAACTTTTGTTCGGGGCGCTTACGACTTCTGGAACGGGGACGGCGGGGATTACTGGATTTGAACGTTTGGGCAGTCATGGCGGGTAATTTTTGAGCCGGAGATAGCAAGAGGTCTGACAACTCACACCGGACTCTAAAGATGCCAGCATTTCCCCTAAAAATCAATAGGGCGCAACGAAATCACGCCCTAAGGATCGGATTATACGGCCGACGTTGGTCTACTTATAAAGTTCCGTGG is a window of Synechocystis sp. PCC 7338 DNA encoding:
- the lpxC gene encoding UDP-3-O-acyl-N-acetylglucosamine deacetylase; this encodes MGHTIKAPLTVQGVGLHSGVETTVTLCPVAAGKGRYFQRVDLPKKPIIPADLTWVREAMLSTELGEPGATIRTVEHLLATLVALDISDLRIEVNGPEVPLLDGSALSWLAAIARVGTRPQSKKKQEQPIVITTPLTCQLEDAFVAAFPCATTRFSYGVDYPYLPIGKQWYTWEPAQEKFATAIAPARTFGFADQIEKLRQAGLIKGGSLENALVCDKEKWLNPPLRFPDEPVRHKLLDLLGDLSLLEKIPQAHFVAYKASHKLHTQLAQKIADTYS
- a CDS encoding BrnT family toxin; the encoded protein is MSGPRSEFDPRKSQSNKIKHGISFTEAQFLWSDNQRIQISARTNDEPRFVVVGIIEDKHWSVVITYRSERIRIISVSCSRKEEVKLYEG
- a CDS encoding alpha/beta hydrolase — its product is MNVRFPHFCLGLIFASLVCGAGALPLAAAERVVLTYSVFRESVSIEELGELSRTGKVSSSLKAYLKMANKDPEELRGWLNQPFQADPVTLSRVLNSFAGEYVLNQVGQVIHTPSKRDNKEALRGAIITSAEKDNQVRLIEVLENYPTPELHVNGDRLMELYQQVEGLTAMLGRLPF
- the brnA gene encoding type II toxin-antitoxin system BrnA family antitoxin, encoding MKAENFDRKFDAGESILEYLDLSRIQRGNDNEDEEEIVALTLPPSTILALKAESQRINLPLNIMLKKWIEEKLSASF